TTCTATCCGTGTGGCACGCGGTTCCAACTGTTTATCAATACAATCCGACGACTGGCCTGTGGAGTGAGCGCGCGCCGATGCCGACAGCACGCGGTGCACTAGGCATCGCTGTCTATCAGGATAAATTATATGCCGTGGGGGGCTATGATGGAGAGAGTAATCCTGATGTGGTAGAAGTTTTTGATCCACAAACGAATACCTGGTCTTCTGCCGCGCCATTACCGACGCCACGGGATCACTTGGCCATCACGACCGTGGGGTCCAGAATTTATGCCATCGGGGGACGATTAAATCTGGACTATAGTCAGAATCGGAACACCGTTGAAGAATATAACCCTGAAACGAATCAATGGCGATCGCGTGCTAGTTTGCCGACTGCCCGTAGTGGAATGGCCGCAGGCGTGATCGATGATCGAATCTATGTTTTAGGGGGTGAATCCGAAGAAGGCACCTTTGCGACAAACGAAATGTATATTCCTAATACAGATCACTGGCATGTGATGACTCCGATGCCAACAGCACGTCATGGATCGGGTGCAGCGGTGGTTGATGGTCGGTTGTATATCATGAATGGTGGACCGACGCCAGGGGGATCTTTTAGCTCGGTCAATGAGGTTTTTACGCCGCCTGCCTTATTGCACTAGATGTAATTTTTCTGATACGAGCCATCAAACAAGGCATTCTGCTCTTACGTGCCTTTTAAGAAATGGCTATGGATGATCAGTCGCCGGTGTGACTGAATGTACGGTAGACGTATCATTGGTTGTCATTCCATAGGGGTGCGATAACGATATCAGAAAAGCTGAAATCTGCTGAGTAATAGCCGATAGTAATCTCTTGAGAATGATTAGATCAGTGTATCTGAGCAGAAATTCGTTTAGTTCGCTGCTTGTATATTTTGATGCTTGGCCGCGAGAGAGGGGACATGATCAAGAGAAATGTAGAAGTGCTTGAAAAAACGATCTGCTATGAAGGTTTTTTTCGCTTGGAACGTTATTGCTTACGTTATCGCTTGTTCAATGGTGATTGGAGCCAAGCGGTCGTACGTGAATTATTTGAACGAGGGCACGCTGCGGCCGTGTTGCCGTATGACCCGTTCAGAGATGAGGTGATCTTGATCGAACAATTCCGGATTGGTGCCATGACGGAACCGAATGGGCCATGGCTAATGGAAATCGTGGCGGGTATTGTTGAAGCAGGTGAAACGGGCATTGATGTAGTTAAACGGGAAAGCATTGAAGAAGCCGCCTGTACTATTGTAACGCTGATTCCTGTATATGATTATCTGGTGAGTCCTGGTGGTACAACAGAGCGCGTTGCTTTATTTTGTGGCAAGGTAGATACTACCCAAGCAGGTGGTGTGTATGGTGTAGCAGAGGAAAACGAAGATATCAGAGTGCATGTTATGACCGTGGACGCAGCCTTAGCGCTGCTCAACGCGGGTAAGATCAGATCGGCCAGCGCCATTATCGCACTGCAGTGGTTAGCTTTAAATCGGAATCATGTTCGTATGTTATGGTCAACATAATAACAATCATGGGGGATGGTCATGTGGCGCTGCATACATCATCGAATACTGCGATATCACGTTATTATTCTCTTGGTCATTTTCTGTTGGCCTCTTGTATTGTTTGCACAGGGCGGAGGTCATGCCTTGTGGTTAAGTATTGATGGTGCAATTGGACCAGCCAGTCATGATTATTTAGAACGCGGTTTTCATAAAGCGGCTGAGAAAAATGCCCAAATGATTATCATCCAGATGGATACGCCCGGTGGTCTGGATGCATCAATGCGTGGAATCATCCAAGATATTATCGCTTCACCCATCCCTGTTATTACCTTTGTGTCACCTGGCGGTGCCCGTGCCGCGAGTGCCGGGACTTATATTCTTTATGCCAGCCATATTGCGGCAATGGCTCCCGCGACTAATCTGGGTGCTGCAACACCGGTTCAGATCACGGGCTTTCCTGGGAGCGATTCATTTGATGAACAGCCGGAAGGAGCTCATGATCAGGAATCAGCTCGACAGGATCACCTGACAAATAAGATCATCAATGATGCGGTCGCTTACATCCGTGGACTGGCGCAGATGCGGGGACGTAATGCGGAATGGGCTGAAATGGCTGTCAGGCAGGCTGCCAGTCTGACAGCGGAAGAGGCGATAGGAGAGGGGGTGATCGATCTGATCGCAACCGATATTTCGGATCTATTGTCCAAAATTGATGGGCGGACAGTTAATGTACTGGGGCAAGAAAAAGTGTTGTCAACCCAGCATATTACAGTGCAACGTTTTAAGCAGGATTGGCGCACACGTCTATTATCCGTGATTACGGATCCTAATGTGGCTTACATTCTGATGCTGATCGGAATCTATGCTTTAATTTTTGAGTTTTCTAATCCAGGGGCGCTATTACCCGGTGTTGTTGGCGCTGTTTGCTTGCTGTTGGCTCTGTTTGCTTTCCAGGTGTTGCCCATTAACTATGCAGGATTGGCGCTGATATTACTGGGTATTGCTTTTATGTTGGGTGAAGTATTTGTGCCGAGTTTTGGAGCGCTGGGTATTGGTGGCATCATTGCTTTTGCTATTGGATCTGTCATGTTGCTGGATACGGGTGTGCCGGGTTATGGTGTTTCTGTACCACTGATTGTTTCATTTGCATTACTGAGTGCAGGATTTTTTATGCTAGTGTTGGGAATGGCCATAAAATCACGACAGCGCCCGGTAGTCAGTGGTATAGAGGCGCTTATGGAACGCGTCGGCGAAGCTACTGAAGATTTTGATCAGCAAGGCTGGGTTAGAATTCATGGCGAACTATGGAAAGCACGGACGAATAGCCCGCTTAAACGAGGACAGAAAGTGCGAGTAACGACATTAGATGGCTTGATTTTAATAGTGGAACCCGCTACGGATCATTTAAAGGAGAGTTAAGATGAGCTCAATGACGATCATTTTTTCTATGCTAATCATTATTATTATCTTTTTAGCTAGTGCTTTCAAGGTACTGCGCGAGTATGAGCGTGGTGTCGTGTTTCAGCTGGGGCGTTTCTGGAAGGTTAAGGGCCCGGGGCTCGTTATTGTCATTCCGATAATTCAGACCATGGTGCGCGTTGATTTGCGGACCATTGTCATGGATGTGCCAAGTCAGGATGTTATTTCACGGGATAACGTTTCGGTGAAAGTCAACGCTGTGCTTTATTTCCGGGTTATTGATCCTGAAAAGGCAATTATACAGGTCGAAAATTTTGATATTGCGACTAGCCAGTTAGCACAAACCACATTGCGTTCTGTACTCGGTCAGCACGAACTGGATGAAATGCTGGCCAGCCGTGATAAACTTAATCAGGATATCCAAAAAATTCTGGATGAGCAGACAGACGCGTGGGGTATCAAGGTAGCCAATGTTGAGATAAAACACGTTGATCTCAATGAAAATATGATCCGAGCCATTGCAAAACAGGCAGAAGCCGAGCGGGAGCGGCGTGCAAAAATTATTCATGCCGAAGGTGAATTGCAGGCCTCACAACATTTATTAGAAGCATCGCAGGTATTAGCCAAGCAACCTCAGGCATTACAGTTACGTTATCTGCAAACGCTGACGGAGATTGCGGGTGAGAAAAATTCTACGATTGTTTTTCCGTTACCCATGGAAATGGTAGCATCTCTTCAGACAATTCTTAAAAAACAGGCAGATAAATAGGTGATCATTATTCCCAGAATATACTGTTTTTTACTAGGCAGAATTCAGATTCTGCCGGGTAAATGTGAACGGTAATCTGATATATTGATTTAGATTTTATCCAATGATGATCATTCTTTAGGAAGATTGTCAGTTCAAATTTGAGCCAGGCTTTTCTGGCGAGGTCGATTGTTCGATCGTTTGCTCAAATGGCATAATCGAGATCATGTCATATTTCTATACGATTTCTTTCAATGATCGCCAGATTAAATCAAATCATTACGCAACTGGAGAATTTTCGGTGAAGCCCAGCTGTTTAGCCGTATGATGTCAATATTTGTTATAACTAATTAAGTAAATTTAGGTAGCTTGTTGCTAAGCGTATTGAATGTAACGCTATTTGTCGAGTTTGTCTGAAAGTGTCAGATTGAATCTGTATCTGGGAGAAACTATTCTAGTACAATCAGATTTTATCCTTGAACCAGTTTCTTCGTGCTTCCCGTGCCTCAGAAAACAAATCCTTCAATGCAGGTCCGTTACTATCCTCCAGCATTTTCTGTAAAGATGATAATGTATGCTGATAAGCATCAATTTGTGTGAGTAATGTTTCACGATTGGAAAAGCAGATATCATGCCACATTTCTGGAGAACTGCCGGCAATGCGGGTGAAATCTCGCAGGCCGCTGCCTGCAAAACGGAGCAGTTGATCTGGATCGTTTCCAATATTGGTACAAAGATAATTCATGAAAGTGAATGCCAACAGATGGGGGAGGTGGCTGGTCGCAGCAAGCAGCCTGTCATGTTCATCCGCCTGCATTTCTGAAACCTGAGCGCCGCAACCTTGCCACAGCGCTGTAACCCGAGCTAAAGCAGTATCGCTGGTCTCTTCCAGTGGGGTGATGATTAAATGTTTATTATGAAACAAGTTGGCTTGTGCGGCATTGACGCCACTGTGTTCTGCACCGGCAATGGGATGGCTGGGGACAAAGTTCTTTAAGTGCTTGTCGAGATAGGTACGTGCGGCAGCAATGACATCTTGCTTGGTGCTGCCTGCATCGGTTATAACGGTTTCGGGTTGAAGATAGGGTGCGATTTTTGCCATGATATCGGCAGTTTGTCCTACGGGCATGGCTAGTAGAACAGCATCCGCATCTTGCATGGCCAGTGCGGGATGATGAGCAATTTCATCTATGACTCCCAGATCAAGCGCACGTTGCATATTCGCTTGGCTGCGGCCGATACCAACGATCTGTTTAACTAAGCCAGCCTGACGTAGCGCGAGTGCAAAAGAACCCCCGATCAGACCCACGCCGATAATGACCAGCTTATTAAACATCGGGTTTATCATATCTGCCCTGGTTATATGGTTCGTCCGATGACTCCCGCAATTCCCTTCAGGGATGCCATGAGGTCTTTAAGTTCCTGCGGGTTGAGTGCCTGATCCGCATCGCACCAGGCTTCACATGGATTGGGGTGCATTTCTATTAAGAGGCCATCGGCACCTGCCGCAATAGCAGCACGCGCTAATGCAGGAACCATCCATGACTTACCACCAGCATGGGAAGGATCAACGATAACAGGCAGATGTGTTTCTCGTTTCAGGACTGGAATGCAGGTCACATCCATGACATTGCGATAAGCGGTTTCAAAAGTACGAATACCACGCTCACAGAAGATAATATTGTGGTTGCCACCGGCGGCAATATATTCTGCGGCCATTAACCATTCAGAAATTGTTGCTGACAAGCCGCGCTTGAGTATAACTGGTTTACTAATGCGCCCCACTTCTTTCAACAAATCAAAGTTTTGCATGTTGCGGGTGCCAATCTGTATGATATCCACATCGTGTTCGAGAAATGTGTCCAGCATGCGAACATCCATTAATTCAGTGACAATGGGAAGGTTATACTTGCTTGCAGCCCGGCGAAATATTGTTAGTCCATCTTTGCCTTTTCCCTGGAAGGTATAAGGGCTGGTACGGGGTTTGAAGGCTCCACCTCGCATTAAACGGCATTCTGCGGCAGCGACAAATTGTGCGGATAAGTCCATTTGCTCCTGTGTTTCTACCGAACAGGGACCACCGATGACCTGGATTTGTTGGCCACCGATTGGGATACCGCTGACATCAATGACTGAGTCCGTTGTCTGTGATTCACGCGATACGATTTTGTATTGTTTGACGATGTGCATGGAATATTCAACGCCCGGTAAGGAATCGAATAGTTCGGGAGCAAGCTTGCTTTCATCACCAATAGCGCCAATCACGATACGGCTGGTGCCGCGTGAGATATTGACTCCATGTCCAAAATCCTGCAGTTTTTTTGTAATCGTACCGATTTGCTCCTCGGTAGCATCCTTATTCATTATGATGATCAAGCTAACTCTCCAATTGCACGCTCAAGTGATTTTAAAAATTTTTGATTTTCAGATTCCAGTCCAATCGTAACCCGAAGGTGTTGCGGCATTTCGTAAATACCGAGAGGGCGCACGATAACGCCTTGCTGCAGGAGGCTTTGATAGACTTTTTTTGTATTTGCGACATCACCTTCGACACGAAAACTGAGAAAATTCCCAAAAGAAGGAATATATTCAATCCCAAGTTGACGCAGCCCATCGGTCAGGTGCAACATGCCTGTTCGATTAAGTGCGTACGACCGCTCTACAAATTCAGTATCCTGTAATGCTGCGAGCGCACCGGCAAGTCCGATGCTATTGACATTGAAGGGCTGGCGTACCCGGTTCATCAGATCCGCGACATCAGTATGCGCTAATCCGAATCCAACACGC
This genomic window from Nitrosomonas cryotolerans ATCC 49181 contains:
- a CDS encoding prephenate dehydrogenase is translated as MFNKLVIIGVGLIGGSFALALRQAGLVKQIVGIGRSQANMQRALDLGVIDEIAHHPALAMQDADAVLLAMPVGQTADIMAKIAPYLQPETVITDAGSTKQDVIAAARTYLDKHLKNFVPSHPIAGAEHSGVNAAQANLFHNKHLIITPLEETSDTALARVTALWQGCGAQVSEMQADEHDRLLAATSHLPHLLAFTFMNYLCTNIGNDPDQLLRFAGSGLRDFTRIAGSSPEMWHDICFSNRETLLTQIDAYQHTLSSLQKMLEDSNGPALKDLFSEAREARRNWFKDKI
- the nudF gene encoding ADP-ribose diphosphatase; the protein is MIKRNVEVLEKTICYEGFFRLERYCLRYRLFNGDWSQAVVRELFERGHAAAVLPYDPFRDEVILIEQFRIGAMTEPNGPWLMEIVAGIVEAGETGIDVVKRESIEEAACTIVTLIPVYDYLVSPGGTTERVALFCGKVDTTQAGGVYGVAEENEDIRVHVMTVDAALALLNAGKIRSASAIIALQWLALNRNHVRMLWST
- a CDS encoding slipin family protein, yielding MTIIFSMLIIIIIFLASAFKVLREYERGVVFQLGRFWKVKGPGLVIVIPIIQTMVRVDLRTIVMDVPSQDVISRDNVSVKVNAVLYFRVIDPEKAIIQVENFDIATSQLAQTTLRSVLGQHELDEMLASRDKLNQDIQKILDEQTDAWGIKVANVEIKHVDLNENMIRAIAKQAEAERERRAKIIHAEGELQASQHLLEASQVLAKQPQALQLRYLQTLTEIAGEKNSTIVFPLPMEMVASLQTILKKQADK
- a CDS encoding NfeD family protein, with protein sequence MWRCIHHRILRYHVIILLVIFCWPLVLFAQGGGHALWLSIDGAIGPASHDYLERGFHKAAEKNAQMIIIQMDTPGGLDASMRGIIQDIIASPIPVITFVSPGGARAASAGTYILYASHIAAMAPATNLGAATPVQITGFPGSDSFDEQPEGAHDQESARQDHLTNKIINDAVAYIRGLAQMRGRNAEWAEMAVRQAASLTAEEAIGEGVIDLIATDISDLLSKIDGRTVNVLGQEKVLSTQHITVQRFKQDWRTRLLSVITDPNVAYILMLIGIYALIFEFSNPGALLPGVVGAVCLLLALFAFQVLPINYAGLALILLGIAFMLGEVFVPSFGALGIGGIIAFAIGSVMLLDTGVPGYGVSVPLIVSFALLSAGFFMLVLGMAIKSRQRPVVSGIEALMERVGEATEDFDQQGWVRIHGELWKARTNSPLKRGQKVRVTTLDGLILIVEPATDHLKES
- a CDS encoding Kelch repeat-containing protein; its protein translation is MPLIIALGNACYILGWNSILNFCSLRGGGAFSVLTSKFSFIVCVLFLLFINTSQILAESSSGLWTTGASAPTERTEVAAAAVEGKIYVTGGFSSELSIRNALNLAISRAVEVYDPISNTWSLATPLPEGRHHAGIAVLNGMLYVIGGFTQSFLSVWHAVPTVYQYNPTTGLWSERAPMPTARGALGIAVYQDKLYAVGGYDGESNPDVVEVFDPQTNTWSSAAPLPTPRDHLAITTVGSRIYAIGGRLNLDYSQNRNTVEEYNPETNQWRSRASLPTARSGMAAGVIDDRIYVLGGESEEGTFATNEMYIPNTDHWHVMTPMPTARHGSGAAVVDGRLYIMNGGPTPGGSFSSVNEVFTPPALLH
- the aroF gene encoding 3-deoxy-7-phosphoheptulonate synthase → MIIIMNKDATEEQIGTITKKLQDFGHGVNISRGTSRIVIGAIGDESKLAPELFDSLPGVEYSMHIVKQYKIVSRESQTTDSVIDVSGIPIGGQQIQVIGGPCSVETQEQMDLSAQFVAAAECRLMRGGAFKPRTSPYTFQGKGKDGLTIFRRAASKYNLPIVTELMDVRMLDTFLEHDVDIIQIGTRNMQNFDLLKEVGRISKPVILKRGLSATISEWLMAAEYIAAGGNHNIIFCERGIRTFETAYRNVMDVTCIPVLKRETHLPVIVDPSHAGGKSWMVPALARAAIAAGADGLLIEMHPNPCEAWCDADQALNPQELKDLMASLKGIAGVIGRTI